The genomic interval TTAGTGGTTGTGTTGTTTGTTCCATAACTGTTCATGCGATTGTTATCTGTTGTCATCCTATCTACTTGATTTGATTGTTCCGCGAAGGCAGGGAAACACAGTGCGGATGATAGGATTGTAAAGGCAAATAGCAACGAGTAAATTTTTTTCATTTTCACTAATTCTCCTTGTATTCAAATTTATTACGTTTATAAGTTTCCCTTACTGAAAATAAAATATTCTGCTTTTATGTATCTCAATGAATATTGAAGTACTTAAAAAAATCCTCGGCTTATATAACCGAGGCAATGAGGATTATTTAACTGTTTAAAACAATTCACATTCCATTAGAAAGATTCGAGTGATGGGCAGCATTGAACATAGATGAAATTCATCAAATCCATGGCAGTTGTACCTAGGATAGGGGGGATTTCATTAAGAGTATATACTGGAGTGACAAAAGTTGTTACCGAGCCATAATAATAGCGCAAATGTAGCAGGTATGCTTAAGACCTTTTAGCTTTTTTAGATTTTCACAGTTTAAGCATTTCACGTCTCAAAACTCACCTCCGAGGTTATTATGCCCGTTGGTCAAAAATGTATTTTAGAAATGTATGAGTTTAGAAGTTGAATCGTTGAATACAGAAGTACATGGGAGGTGGATCGATGGGAGCACCGAGAATCTTGCACTATCCAGGTAGCCAGTGGAACATGGCTGGATGGATTATTGAGCATATGCCATCGCATTCTGTTTATCTGGAACCATTCTTTGGATCTGGCGCGGTTTTGTTTAACAAACAACCTTCTGGGTTGGAAACTATCAATGATATCGACGGTGATGTAATTAATCTCTTTAAAGTAATTCGAGATTACCAAGATCAAAATGCTGACGCAGTTCATTGGACACCGTACTCATGGCAAGAATATTTAGTTTCTCACAAGCTTTCTGAAAATGAAATTGAACGGGCGAGGCGATTCCTAGTTCGCTGCTGGCAGTCGATCAGGGTAAAGACTGGATCGATATCGGGTTGGAAGTGTAGAGGAACCGCAGATGATTCTTATCGGGTAAAGCAGTGGAACAATCTACCTGTAAAAATCATTGATGTGGCTGAGTGAATGAAAGACGTTCAGATTGAGAATAGACCAGCGCTGCAGGTCGTTAATAGATATAATCGATCAGACGTTTTGATTTACGCAGATCCACCATATTTGATGGATACACGAAATGGAAAGCTTTATGAAAACGAAATGTCCGATGAGGATCACACTGAACTTTTACATGCACTCTTGCAGCACTCTGGTCCAGCAATTTTATCAGGCTAAAATCATCCTCTTTATGAATCTATGCTTTCTGGCTGGATGCGTGAGGAGCAAAAACAAATTATCGAAAATGGATCCGCGCGAACCGAAGTTCTCTGGATCAACACAATAGTTGCTGAAGCAATTGGCGGACAACTGAAGCTTTTTTAATGGACAGGTTTGAATATTGAGGAACTTGGAGGGTGAATATGCAGCATAATCTTAAAACTTTGCCAAAATGGTACAAGGATGTCGTTAGTGGGGCGAAGACATTTGAGGTACGGCGAAAAGATCGTAATTTTAAAGTAGGAGATACACTGAGTTGCAGGAGTGGAGTCCGGAGACAGGGTATAGCGGCAATGCCGCCAAAGTCTATGTCTTTTATATTCTTGATGATTTCGAATATTTGAAAGACGGATATATCATAATGGGATTCGCATGAATAAAGAAATACATGGGAAGTGCGAGATATGATAGTATTTCTTGATTTATCCATAGCCAGTCAGGTATTAGCAACCGTAATGTATAGTTATTTGATTTTATCTAACTAATACCGACTGAATAAGGAATAAATATGAAAAGGGAAATAACCCGATGATTCAATAGATTAAGCTGGTTTACCTGTCAGACTATTTTCAAACATATCAATTATAACGAGGAAATGTTCTGCTTCTCGAAATACATGATCCGCCAATAAAGGATGAATGATACTTTTTATTCGGCAGGCTTCAATTAGGTCTCGAGCTGTTCTCTTAAAATCACGAAGCGATTTAACTGATACTCTATTTTGATCAAGAAATTGGTCAAGTAGCGGAACAGTTTGCGATTGAGGACGCATAGATTCCAAATCCTTTGCTTGAAATAGTAATGTATCAAATTCTTGACTAAAGTTATTTGCTTGTTCAACTAATTGCCGCTCGGATGGATCAAGCAAGTGACTAATGAATTTGGCGTGGTCAGCCATGATTCTTAGAAAGAAAACATTCTCGTCGATAATAGCGTCGGGCAGCGGCTCCAACCGACCTAAATTTAATTCCGACAAACGATTTCTGAAATAATTAGCTTCTCTACTCACATGATCAACTAACAATGGAAAGTTGTTTGCACCTGGAAGTTGGCACGTCAGTATTAAACCGAGCACTTTTCTTTTGAAAGCCCAAATATAAGATACAGCAGTATGCACCTCTTCATTAAATCTTTTAATTACAGAGGGATCTGTTCCAAATGTAAATGCATTTGATCTATTTTCGATTGCTTCAAAGACGGCATAGAATTGATTTGCTTCATTAATTAATTGGGTATCCTCACAACGGAAACCCAATTTAAGAAATAGAGAATGCTCTTTCATAATTCGAGACCAAAACCTAACTTCTTCTAAAGAACGAGCTACAAATGACTGATCTAACAATGGCAGCATCTCCCTTGTAATATTAATCATCAGAAGAAATGTATGTAAGGAGAACTTGTTCTATTCCTTAACCAGAATTACAAAAATGGCATTAGAAGATTAATACCTGGGCTAAATAAGGGATTTATTCTTTCAGAATGATGATTTCGTGAGTAAGTCAAAACAAAGACTGCAGGCAGTGCAAACAGCATTATTTTAATGAACATTCGCTGAATATTAAGTAGTTTGCGAGGTTATCGAATTGTATTTGAAAGAACTGAATTTATAAACACCGTCTGATTACTGAAATGAAAGCTATAATCACCAACAAAGTGAACAATACCAGGATAATAACGATATTAGAACCACCAACAAATTCACCCATCAAATATTCACCTCCCAATATTTAATACGCTATGCAGATTATATGCGATTGACAATTTGGGATTGGGCGTTTGCTCTGCAGTGATGAGTGACCAGATTGAATATTGAAGATTTTGATATGAATTATTAGAACGCAAAAGACCCATAGAATGGGCCTTCTGAATAGATCTTGTTCGAATAATTCTATATTTTGTAAGAAGGTAAAAGTTGAAATCGAGCTGCAAAATTAATAGTCTCAGCAGTTGCAGCCTATGTTGATACCTTCAACTCTTCTTTCATCTTTTCTTTCTTCTCTTCTTTCTTCTCTTCTCTCGTTGCGGCCGAGGACGCCACAACTACAAGCGATAATCACTAATAGAATGAAAAGCACCAGAATCGTACCAAGGCTATTGTGCATTATTCAATTCACCCCCTTGTGTTTTGACTACCATGTAGAATATGTATTGATAGAATTTAATGATTGGATGTTTGTTCCTGAATGATACTAGCCTTATTTAAAAGGATAGGACAATAAGTGCGAACGATTTACTGAGACAATGTTGAATGAATATTGAATAACTTTAAAGGTGATTTAATATGTCAGCTCCGTTAGGGCCAAAAGCAATGCAAATGATTAACGAAGCACTTAAACCAGTAATTAAATCAGGCAAGAGGATTGATAGGATTAAACTTGTGGTGTGTCCAATATCGCCAATCACCCAAACAGCAGTAGTAGATACAATGTATGGATTATTGTTAGTGGTAATTCGCGATATACGTAAGGTTGAGGCGATTAAACATTATTTAAGAATTCGTAATGAACGTGATTATGTATTGTTTATGATTGGTATTAACACTGGCTTCCGTATATCAGACATACGGTGGTTAACCGTTAAGGACGTTAAGGGAACACACATCGAAATCATTGAAGGCAAGACTAAAAAGATTAAGAAAATAAAGATTCGTAAAACACTCAGGAAGGCATTAGACGATTTTATAAAGGGCAAACAGGATTACGAATATTTGTTTACAGGTCGTAGTAAGAAACATACAGGTAATGCAGGTGAACCGATTGATAGCAGCACAGCATACAAAATATTAAGCAAGGCAGCTCGCGCTAATGGAGTAGAAGAGATTGGGACGTATTCCATGAGGAAAACGTTTGGTTATCATTTTTACCTTTAAACAAAGGACATAGCGTTACTAATGGAGCTCTTTAATCATAGTGAACAATCCATAACTTTACGTTACATTGGGATCAAACAAGCGTGAGCGGTTGGTGCATGACTTAGGTGCTGAGCTTATCTTCTGTGATGTTAGTAGAGAGGAATGTTTACGGCGATTAGAGTTGGATGAGGACAGGCGATACCGTCAGGATGAATGGTCAGAGTACATTAACAAATGGTTTGACAGTTATGTTTCATAATTCGAAGCAATTGTGAATTTCAAAAAACAGATAATATTTTTATTAGAGACGTTGATAATTGCCTAGCACATTCATTTGGTTACCTTAATAGAATGTTGTGAATCACATAATCAGTTATGGGTCACGTAATCATTAGGAGGTAAGCAACGTATGAAGATGAAAAAAGCTAGTATAGTGAAGAAAGCTAGATCTTGTAAAAAGGTACAGCGGCACGTTCACGAGTTTGAAGGAAGTACTAAACTTGCTGAAGAGGGCAATGATCGACATAATCATCGCTTTGCAGGAGTTACCGGACAAGCGATTCGAGTGGGAAAAAGTCATGTCCATGAAATTGATCTTACGAACACAGATTTCTTAAACCATTTTCATAAATTGAAAAAGATTGTAACTGGACCGGCCATTCCAGTCGGAAATGGCAAACACGTACATTTTGTAACAGGCCAAACGACATTAAATGATGGTCATGTTCACCAATTTAAATTCGCAACATTGATTCAAGCACCTCTAGTTTAACTAATAAATTATGCAGAAATAAATGAATGGTCATGAAGAAACTATTTTAAGCACAACATTCGACTTAAAATCAAAAAACATTATTACGTATTCTAATATAGACAACGAATTTAAGACGAAATCGCAGAAGGAATTGACAAAAACTATAATAAAATTAAATTATGTGATTCCGTAATTAATAAAGGGGAACAGAGAAGATGGATCTATGTTAAAAATCTAGGGAATATTATCAAAGTGCCATTTATGGATATAATGAAAGTAGAAAGCCCTGCTTAAATAGCAGGGCTTTTTATTTAGAATTAATCACAAGAAAATCACATTGTTTACGTTATCGAGTGAATGTGAACGGTAAAAATGTTCTTCGTATTTGTGAAGTTAAGAGGAACATATAGGATAAACGATTAAATATGAATTTAAATGAAAGTCTGTTTTTTGTGCGAAACATGTTATAATAAACGCATGAGTTTAGGAATTATAAATGAACTTGAAAGCAGGTAATCCCTAATGAAACAACAAGAAACACTCAAAAAGCCTGATTGGCTTCGAATAAAATTAGCGACAGACGGTAACTTTGCCGAAATTAAAAATATGATGCGCTCAAAAACGCTACATACGGTTTGTGAGGAAGCACGTTGCCCAAACATTTATGAATGCTGGTCGAATCGAACAGCCACATTTATGATATTGGGTGATATTTGCACGCGCGCTTGCCGTTTTTGTGCTGTTAAGACAGGTATGCCGACTGAACTGGATTTGGACGAACCAGAACGGGTAGCAGAGGCAGCAGAGCAAATGAATCTTCAGCACTGTGTTGTTACATCGGTTGCTCGCGATGATCTTAAGGATGGCGGCGCATCCATATTTGCAGCTACTGTACATGCGATTCGCAAACGTATGCCGTTTTGCCGAGTTGAAGTGCTTATTCCTGACTTCTTGGGAAATAAAGATGCGCTTCAAATTGTAATGGATGCAAATCCGGATATTCTAAATCATAACGTCGAAACGGTGGAGCGGCTTTCGGATCGTGTTCGTGCCAAAGCCAAATACAGCCGTACGATGGAGCTGTTGAAGCGTGCCAAAGAAATGAAGCCTAAGATTCCAACCAAATCGAGCATTATGCTTGGCGTGGGTGAGGAATGGGATGAAATTTTGCAGACTATGGATGATCTTCGCGCAAACGATGTGAATATTTTGACATTAGGTCAATACTTGCAGCCAACGCCAAAACATTTAAAGGTCGTACGTTATGTCCACCCAGACGAATTTGCAAAACTAAAAGAAGAAGGGCTGAAGCGCGGTTTTAGGCATGTAGAATCCGCACCATTAGTACGCAGCTCTTATCATGCACATGAGCAGACCGATTCGGCACACGCAGCAATGGCAGCGGAAGCCGAAGCGAGCCGTGAGATTTCTTCCGGTGCTTGCTCGAGCAGCTTGTAACTGACGCTCAAGATGAGGTGGAAAATATGGCTTTGATTCATATCGGCGGAAAATCTTATGAAATTGTGCTTGAAAATAGGAATGGCTGGAATCCTGAAGCGTTTCGTGATCGATATAGCGAAGTACTTGAGCGCTACGATTATATTGTTGGCGACTGGGGCTATAGTCAGCTGCGGCTGAAAGGTTTTTTTCGTGACAGCCATCAGAAAGCTACGAAGGAAAGCAATCTATCTGGCATGCCGGATTACATCAATGAGTATTGCAACTTTGGCTGCGCTTATTTTATTTTAGAAAAAACAAACAGTACCGTTCGTGAGCCAGACGACTATGACTTGGATGCAGACGATGAGCGTCCGCGTATAGAAGCAGCTGATCTTCTTGCAGCAGCTGCCGGTTTTGTGGATATTTCTGAAGGTCTTGAACATGATGAGGTTGCGAGTGCAAAGGAAGAAAGCGCCGCTCCAACACATGAAAGGCATACTCGCAATCACACAAGGGAAAATCGCCATAGAAGCTCCAATCGCAATAAAAACGAAGCGGATAAAGGCAACGACAGCGCGAATAGTGCTGGCGAAGGTAAAAATAGCAGCGAGCAGCAGCAGGGCAGCGGGAAACGTGAGCAGCAACAGCAGCGTAAAGGCGGCTATAAAGGCAATAACGATAACCGCTCCAAGAAACCGTTCCGCCTTGCAGCCAATGAAACTGCGGCTTCATCTGTAGAAACGAATCGACCAAACAAAAAAGACACAGAGCGCGTATAATACGCTCTGTGTCTTTTTTTTGGTTTTAGATGAATATAACAGATCTTATCGGACGTCGTAACCAAGGAATGCTTCACGTACTCGGTTCCAGAAAGGAAACGGCCGATATCGTGCAAAGCTTACTTTACGGCTGGATACACTGCAGCGGATGGAACGGATATCGCTGCTCATGATGCTGATATGATCAATTGCCAGCTGCAGCCGCTGCTCTTTCTTAGAGATAATATCACAGTGATGATGTTGCGGCAGCAGTACGGATGATCCAAGTGTACGATATACACGATTATTGATCGAAGCTATTTCCGCAATTTGCAGCGATTCTATCGATGGATGGACAATCGCTCCGCCTAAGCTTTTGTTATACGCGGTGCTTCCCGAAGGGGTCGAAATGACAATGCCGTCACCGCGGAACATTTCAAACATCTCATCATTTATATTGATTTGGGCGACGAGCGTTCCGTCAACGCCTTTTAGTGTGAATTCATTTAATGATAAGTAATGACGGGTCTCGCTTGGTGTCTCAACTTCAATCTCGGCAAGCGGATATCTAACGATTCGAGGTGTTTCCTCTGCCATCATTGCGACGAGATCTTCAAGCTCGTCTGCCTTCCAGTCGGCGTAAAATCCAAGATGGCCGGTGTGAATGCCAACAAATGCAACATTAGTAATTTGATCTACATATTTATGAAAAGCGAGGAGCAGTGTACCGTCCCCTCCGATGGAAATAACGATTTCCGGTGATTCATCATTCCGAGTGAAGCCTCGCTCCCCGGCTAATTTGTGAAATTTTTCTGCTAACGATTTAGATAGATCATCGCCTCGATCAATTACCGCATAATTCAAAAGTAAATCTCCTTCCGATCTCCATAGTACTTAAGATGATAAAGGAAATTGTGTTTAAATTCAATGAGCGGCTCTAATCATGGCCCAAGCCACCCCCATAACAAGTAAACGAGAGTCATTGCAATTAATCCATGAATCATTCTAGCTATAAAAAAAGGACGATAGCGCAAATCTGTTTTGCTGAGCAGGCTTGCTACTTGGGCATGGACTGATAAGCCGCCCCAAGAGAGCACCCAAGCAGCGATTGCAGCTTGATGCATAAGTCCTGTGCCAGCTGTACCTGCCGAACGAGAGCCTAAGGTAACCTCAAACAAACCGAATATCCCTGCGTCAGCAAGCGGCTTAGGCAGGCCGATTAAACCAAACAAAAATCGCAGAACTTCAGCCATCGCCTCGATAATACCTGCATGGGTCAGCATCTCCATTACGACGGAGAAAAAAACGACGAGTCCGCCAACGACGATCATTAGCCGCAGCGCCGATTGGATAGAATCCTGCAGCAGCCGTCCTAATCTGCGCCCATCCAGCAATCTAGCTTCATGCATCGCCTTGAGTGCTTCAGAGATCCGAGAGGGCCGTCGTTTTCTGAACCCATCCCTTGAAATCGCCGTTTTTTTGGTTCCAGATGAAGGGGCATGTCTATCGTGAAAACGCATGAGAAGACCGATAAGAAGACCGCCTCCGTAATGGGCAGCAGCGAGAATAGGAGCAATCGCTACATTTTGGAAGAAACCAACGGACACGGCACCAATTAGGAAAATAGGATCAGAAGTAGTCGTAAAGGCAACAAGCCGCTCACCCTCAGCTCGGTTGACGAGCCGCTGCTCAATGAGCTGTGCTGTAAGCTTTGCTCCTACCGGATAACCGGAAATGTAACCCATCGTCACTACAAAACCTCCGATGCCGGGAAGCCGGAATATAGGTCTCATGAGCGGATCAAGCAGCTTGCCGAAAAAATGTACAATACCGAAGCCGAGCAGCAATTCTGATATGACGAAGAAAGGGAACAACGCTGGGAATAGCACCTCCCACCAAATAGAAAGCCCGCGGAGCGAGGAGTGAAGGGTTTCTGTAGGAAAGACAGTCATTAAAAGCACGATTATAAATGCGCCAAGCGCGGTTATAGATAAGGGATGAATGATCGTTCGCAGCAGATAAACCGCCTCCTCAAATAATTAGAAAGGGGAGTCGAGCAGATGCCATAAGATGCTGTACAACCCCTCCTAAACGTATATGTAGGAATAAGGATATCCATCACTGGATATGCTTTAAAAATAAATAAGTTTGATAAAGAAAACGCTTGCAAAACGCTGGATTCCTGTTTTTTTTATGGTACAATGGAATTACCTTTGAAACGGTTGGAGTGATGGGTATGAGTATAATCGCTGGCATCTTGGTCTGTGCTTTCGTCTATGTCATTCGAGAATCTCTTACAGCACCAGGGGAAGAGGACTATGAAGGTTGATGGGTAATAAGCACTATATGATGAGCCCCGGATAAGCATGCCGCGGGCTTTTTTTTGTTAAGTCCGTACTTTTATTTGTGATATAATACTAAATACCTACACAATGGAGATGAATTTGACGATGAATAGGAATATAAGCCTTTATGAGGCTTTAGGTGGATCTGAGACTTTAAGGCTGATTGTTAACTCTTTTTATCCTAAGGTACAAGCTCATCCGTTAATTGGGCCTTTGTTCCCGCAAGATATTGATCCGGTTATAGAAAAACAATATTTATTTTTGACGCAATTTTTTGGCGGGCCTTCTTTATATTCTGATGAATATGGACATCCAATGATGAGAGCAAGACATATGCATTTTCCAATAACCCCTGAACATGCTGGCGCATGGCTTGACTGCATGCAAAGAGCATTGCAAGAGGTAGGCATAAATGACGAGCTGCAAGAGATCGTTATCAACAGACTATCCGGACCTGCACACCACTTTGTAAACACATCTGAAGAGGAGACGTGATTGTATGGAACCGCTCTACCTATCCAAAATCATATGCATTTGCTGTGAAAAGACTTTTATGACTTCGCGTGTTAGACCCAGCTTCA from Paenibacillus sp. FSL K6-3182 carries:
- a CDS encoding globin, translated to MNRNISLYEALGGSETLRLIVNSFYPKVQAHPLIGPLFPQDIDPVIEKQYLFLTQFFGGPSLYSDEYGHPMMRARHMHFPITPEHAGAWLDCMQRALQEVGINDELQEIVINRLSGPAHHFVNTSEEET
- a CDS encoding YutD-like domain-containing protein — its product is MALIHIGGKSYEIVLENRNGWNPEAFRDRYSEVLERYDYIVGDWGYSQLRLKGFFRDSHQKATKESNLSGMPDYINEYCNFGCAYFILEKTNSTVREPDDYDLDADDERPRIEAADLLAAAAGFVDISEGLEHDEVASAKEESAAPTHERHTRNHTRENRHRSSNRNKNEADKGNDSANSAGEGKNSSEQQQGSGKREQQQQRKGGYKGNNDNRSKKPFRLAANETAASSVETNRPNKKDTERV
- the lipA gene encoding lipoyl synthase, producing the protein MKQQETLKKPDWLRIKLATDGNFAEIKNMMRSKTLHTVCEEARCPNIYECWSNRTATFMILGDICTRACRFCAVKTGMPTELDLDEPERVAEAAEQMNLQHCVVTSVARDDLKDGGASIFAATVHAIRKRMPFCRVEVLIPDFLGNKDALQIVMDANPDILNHNVETVERLSDRVRAKAKYSRTMELLKRAKEMKPKIPTKSSIMLGVGEEWDEILQTMDDLRANDVNILTLGQYLQPTPKHLKVVRYVHPDEFAKLKEEGLKRGFRHVESAPLVRSSYHAHEQTDSAHAAMAAEAEASREISSGACSSSL
- a CDS encoding YmaF family protein — its product is MKMKKASIVKKARSCKKVQRHVHEFEGSTKLAEEGNDRHNHRFAGVTGQAIRVGKSHVHEIDLTNTDFLNHFHKLKKIVTGPAIPVGNGKHVHFVTGQTTLNDGHVHQFKFATLIQAPLV
- a CDS encoding DUF2935 domain-containing protein, which translates into the protein MINITREMLPLLDQSFVARSLEEVRFWSRIMKEHSLFLKLGFRCEDTQLINEANQFYAVFEAIENRSNAFTFGTDPSVIKRFNEEVHTAVSYIWAFKRKVLGLILTCQLPGANNFPLLVDHVSREANYFRNRLSELNLGRLEPLPDAIIDENVFFLRIMADHAKFISHLLDPSERQLVEQANNFSQEFDTLLFQAKDLESMRPQSQTVPLLDQFLDQNRVSVKSLRDFKRTARDLIEACRIKSIIHPLLADHVFREAEHFLVIIDMFENSLTGKPA
- a CDS encoding NAD kinase produces the protein MNYAVIDRGDDLSKSLAEKFHKLAGERGFTRNDESPEIVISIGGDGTLLLAFHKYVDQITNVAFVGIHTGHLGFYADWKADELEDLVAMMAEETPRIVRYPLAEIEVETPSETRHYLSLNEFTLKGVDGTLVAQININDEMFEMFRGDGIVISTPSGSTAYNKSLGGAIVHPSIESLQIAEIASINNRVYRTLGSSVLLPQHHHCDIISKKEQRLQLAIDHISIMSSDIRSIRCSVSSRKVSFARYRPFPFWNRVREAFLGYDVR
- the ylbJ gene encoding sporulation integral membrane protein YlbJ; its protein translation is MLRTIIHPLSITALGAFIIVLLMTVFPTETLHSSLRGLSIWWEVLFPALFPFFVISELLLGFGIVHFFGKLLDPLMRPIFRLPGIGGFVVTMGYISGYPVGAKLTAQLIEQRLVNRAEGERLVAFTTTSDPIFLIGAVSVGFFQNVAIAPILAAAHYGGGLLIGLLMRFHDRHAPSSGTKKTAISRDGFRKRRPSRISEALKAMHEARLLDGRRLGRLLQDSIQSALRLMIVVGGLVVFFSVVMEMLTHAGIIEAMAEVLRFLFGLIGLPKPLADAGIFGLFEVTLGSRSAGTAGTGLMHQAAIAAWVLSWGGLSVHAQVASLLSKTDLRYRPFFIARMIHGLIAMTLVYLLWGWLGP